The uncultured Roseibium sp. genome contains a region encoding:
- a CDS encoding ABC transporter ATP-binding protein, producing the protein MQNPIAEKAETQPEEAGTTPKTTLSARSLSKVYGSGALAIRALSDVDMDLYEGEMVVLLGASGSGKSTLLNIIGGLDRPSSGKVFFDGTEITAFDDAALTRYRRDHVGFVFQFYNLVPSLTAEENVALVTEIAVDPMTPADALRLVGLGERLTHFPAQLSGGEQQRVAIARAIAKRPRVLLCDEPTGALDSQTGVIVLEAVERINRELGTTTALITHNVGIAAMADRVIRLADGAIQDVSVNANKIAASQIRW; encoded by the coding sequence ATGCAGAACCCGATTGCAGAAAAAGCCGAGACGCAGCCAGAGGAAGCCGGCACGACCCCGAAGACGACCCTCTCGGCCCGCAGCCTTTCGAAGGTCTATGGGTCGGGCGCGCTTGCGATCCGAGCCCTGAGCGATGTCGATATGGATCTTTACGAAGGCGAAATGGTCGTCCTGCTTGGCGCTTCGGGCAGCGGCAAATCCACCTTGTTGAACATCATCGGCGGCCTGGACCGGCCGTCCTCCGGCAAGGTCTTTTTCGACGGCACCGAAATCACAGCCTTCGATGACGCGGCCCTGACCCGCTACCGGCGCGATCACGTTGGGTTCGTCTTCCAGTTCTACAATCTCGTCCCCAGCCTGACGGCGGAGGAAAACGTCGCGCTGGTCACGGAAATCGCTGTCGATCCGATGACGCCGGCTGACGCCCTGAGACTGGTCGGCCTGGGCGAACGGCTGACCCATTTCCCGGCACAGCTTTCAGGCGGCGAGCAGCAGCGCGTCGCCATTGCCCGCGCCATTGCCAAGCGGCCGCGGGTGCTTCTTTGCGACGAACCGACCGGGGCGCTCGACAGCCAGACCGGCGTCATCGTTCTGGAAGCGGTGGAACGGATCAATCGGGAACTGGGCACGACCACGGCCCTGATCACCCACAATGTCGGCATCGCGGCCATGGCCGACCGGGTGATCCGTCTTGCCGATGGCGCCATTCAGGACGTCAGCGTCAATGCGAATAAGATCGCAGCATCGCAGATCCGGTGGTAG
- a CDS encoding gallate dioxygenase, producing the protein MAKIVGGIGASHSPTIGFAKDTHKENDPAWAPIFEGFAEVRDWVKRKDIDVLFMIYNDHITSFFFDHYSAFALGVDDTYYPADEGGGPRDVPPAKGHTALAQHVAAALVADEFDMSFFQGKPLDHGCMSPLSMMGDDTGPWGGSIVPLQVGVLQFPIPNARRCYKLGKSLRKAIQSFPDDSLRVAIVATGGLSHQVHGERAGFVNEDWDQEFLNLLETAPEKLVEKRLADYAVLGGMEGAEVIMWLVMRGALSDKVTKVHSMTYAPSVTNIATVVFEDEGDTPDKADLEAYRTHIGYELAGAETLEGTYPFTLDRSLKCYRINDFLHRLVFPDHRERFLNDFDALADEYKLTAEEHSLISERKWIEMIRKGVSFFVLEKMAAVVGVSNPEVYASMRGETLEEFMKTRKVPIKYSVAGGAKAEEMDNA; encoded by the coding sequence ATGGCAAAAATCGTCGGAGGCATCGGCGCCTCCCATTCACCGACCATCGGCTTCGCCAAGGACACCCACAAGGAGAACGATCCGGCCTGGGCGCCGATCTTCGAAGGCTTCGCCGAAGTGCGCGACTGGGTGAAGCGCAAGGACATCGATGTCCTGTTCATGATCTACAACGATCACATCACCTCGTTCTTCTTCGACCACTACTCGGCCTTCGCGCTCGGGGTGGACGACACCTATTATCCGGCCGATGAAGGCGGCGGACCGCGCGACGTTCCGCCGGCAAAGGGCCATACGGCCCTGGCACAACACGTGGCGGCCGCGCTCGTGGCAGACGAATTCGACATGTCCTTCTTCCAGGGCAAGCCGCTCGATCACGGCTGCATGTCGCCGCTTTCCATGATGGGCGACGACACCGGCCCGTGGGGCGGTAGCATCGTCCCGCTTCAGGTGGGCGTCCTGCAGTTTCCGATTCCGAACGCCCGACGCTGCTACAAGCTCGGCAAGTCCCTGCGCAAGGCGATCCAGAGCTTCCCGGACGACAGCCTGCGCGTGGCGATCGTTGCCACCGGGGGCCTGTCGCACCAGGTTCACGGGGAACGCGCCGGCTTCGTCAACGAGGACTGGGACCAGGAATTCCTGAACCTGCTTGAAACCGCGCCGGAAAAGCTGGTCGAAAAACGCCTGGCAGACTACGCGGTGCTCGGCGGCATGGAAGGCGCCGAGGTGATCATGTGGCTGGTCATGCGCGGTGCCCTGTCGGACAAGGTGACGAAAGTCCATTCCATGACCTACGCACCGTCCGTCACCAATATCGCGACCGTGGTCTTCGAGGACGAGGGCGACACGCCGGACAAGGCGGACCTAGAAGCCTACCGCACGCATATAGGCTACGAACTCGCCGGCGCGGAAACCCTGGAAGGCACCTATCCGTTCACACTCGACCGCAGCCTGAAATGCTACCGCATCAACGACTTCCTGCATCGGCTGGTCTTTCCCGACCACCGCGAGCGGTTCCTGAACGATTTCGACGCCCTGGCCGACGAATACAAGCTGACGGCGGAAGAACACAGCCTGATTTCGGAACGCAAGTGGATCGAGATGATCCGCAAGGGCGTCAGCTTCTTCGTGCTGGAAAAGATGGCCGCCGTGGTCGGCGTCTCCAACCCGGAAGTCTATGCCAGCATGCGCGGCGAGACGCTTGAGGAATTCATGAAGACCCGCAAGGTGCCGATCAAATACTCGGTCGCCGGCGGCGCTAAGGCGGAAGAAATGGATAACGCCTGA
- a CDS encoding DUF3089 domain-containing protein gives MLTGIPLSEGQTAVAGTAQLPPFTTADVPPAPDYENDASWLARPKEPDQFAVDIVWIYPTVLYDESAWLMDITRKDLIAGAQETVATEAHAFSGLANLYAPFYRQMNLSGFNLPKEQRDALAAYGEEDVRKALKYYLDHLNNGRPFIIAAHSQGSYVLTQLALDHWGKIGHEERMIAAYVIGWSITDDDLKANPKISICDQPHQTGCFISYNSVAAGHQKDAPMILPGAVVVNPLTWTRDEALAPASLNRGSTFFNKDHSSRTLPHFTSAQIADGGLVVTPKDPSLLESPFFPAGVYHSYDYSLFFENIRANAAQRIEAYLSRPR, from the coding sequence TTGCTGACCGGCATTCCGCTGTCGGAGGGTCAAACCGCGGTCGCCGGCACAGCGCAGTTGCCGCCGTTCACCACTGCCGACGTGCCGCCAGCGCCTGATTACGAAAATGATGCAAGCTGGCTTGCCAGACCGAAAGAGCCTGACCAATTCGCCGTCGACATCGTCTGGATCTATCCGACCGTACTTTACGACGAGTCCGCCTGGCTGATGGACATCACCCGCAAGGACCTCATTGCCGGCGCGCAGGAAACCGTTGCGACCGAAGCCCACGCCTTTTCGGGGCTCGCCAATCTCTATGCGCCGTTCTACCGGCAGATGAACCTGTCCGGCTTCAACCTGCCGAAGGAACAGCGGGACGCGCTCGCCGCCTACGGCGAGGAAGATGTCCGAAAGGCCCTGAAATATTATCTCGATCACCTCAACAACGGACGCCCGTTCATCATCGCCGCCCATAGCCAGGGCTCCTATGTGCTGACACAGCTCGCCCTGGACCACTGGGGCAAGATCGGACATGAGGAGCGCATGATCGCGGCCTATGTGATCGGCTGGTCGATCACGGACGACGACCTGAAAGCCAATCCGAAGATCTCCATCTGTGACCAGCCACATCAGACCGGCTGCTTCATCAGCTACAATTCCGTTGCCGCCGGGCATCAGAAAGACGCGCCGATGATCCTGCCCGGCGCCGTTGTCGTCAATCCGCTCACATGGACGCGCGACGAAGCCCTGGCCCCGGCGAGCCTCAACCGCGGTTCGACCTTCTTCAACAAGGACCATTCGTCCAGGACCCTGCCCCATTTCACGTCCGCCCAGATCGCCGACGGCGGGCTGGTGGTCACGCCGAAGGATCCAAGCCTGCTGGAAAGCCCGTTTTTCCCAGCCGGGGTCTATCACAGCTACGATTATTCGCTGTTCTTCGAAAACATCAGGGCCAATGCCGCGCAGCGGATCGAGGCATATCTTTCCAGGCCACGCTAG
- a CDS encoding aspartate aminotransferase family protein has product MTHLPNSIEARDIAYQLHAYTDARKHEEVGPMVIEKGEGIYVEDNSGKRYIEAMAGLWSVALGFGEKRLVEAATRQMEKLPFYHTFSHKTHGPSVELAEMLVNMAPVPMSKVYFTNSGSEANDTAIKLIWYRSNALGQPERKKIISRVRGYHGVTVASASLTGLPNNHRSFDLPIANILHTTSPHYRTMKKDGEDEATFAKRCAQDLEDLILAEGPETIAAFFAEPVMGAGGVVIPPDGYWEAVQPVLKKYDILFVADEVICGFGRTGEMFGTKTYNLEPDMMTLSKQLSSSYLPISALMVNEKVYGPVADESHKIGVWGHGYTASGHPVAAAVALENLKIIEERDILAHIKSVSPKFLSRLNSFNDHPLVVETRGIGLIGAIELGHEELSKTPGALGARANAEFHANGLISRNMIDALAFCPPLIITEKQIDEMFDIAEASLENLSKAL; this is encoded by the coding sequence ATGACCCATCTCCCCAATTCCATCGAAGCGCGCGATATCGCCTATCAGCTTCACGCCTACACCGACGCGCGCAAGCACGAAGAAGTCGGTCCGATGGTGATCGAGAAGGGCGAGGGGATCTACGTCGAGGACAACAGCGGCAAGCGCTATATCGAGGCTATGGCCGGCCTGTGGAGCGTGGCGCTGGGCTTTGGTGAAAAGCGTCTGGTGGAAGCCGCGACCCGCCAGATGGAGAAGCTGCCCTTCTATCACACCTTCTCCCACAAGACCCACGGACCGTCGGTCGAACTCGCCGAAATGCTGGTGAACATGGCGCCTGTGCCCATGTCCAAGGTCTATTTCACCAACTCCGGTTCGGAAGCCAACGACACCGCGATCAAACTGATCTGGTACCGCTCCAACGCGCTCGGCCAGCCCGAACGGAAGAAGATCATCTCGCGCGTCCGTGGTTATCATGGGGTGACGGTTGCCTCCGCCAGCCTGACCGGCCTGCCGAACAACCACCGCTCCTTCGATCTACCGATCGCCAACATCCTGCACACCACCAGCCCGCACTACCGGACCATGAAAAAGGACGGCGAGGACGAGGCGACCTTTGCCAAGCGTTGCGCCCAGGATCTGGAAGACCTGATCCTGGCCGAAGGCCCGGAAACGATCGCAGCCTTCTTCGCCGAACCGGTGATGGGCGCCGGCGGCGTTGTCATTCCGCCGGACGGGTACTGGGAAGCGGTTCAGCCGGTCCTGAAGAAATACGACATTCTGTTCGTCGCCGACGAAGTCATCTGCGGCTTCGGCCGGACCGGTGAGATGTTCGGTACCAAGACCTACAATCTCGAACCGGACATGATGACCCTGTCGAAGCAGCTGTCCTCGTCCTATCTGCCGATCTCCGCGCTGATGGTGAACGAGAAGGTCTACGGTCCGGTTGCCGACGAAAGCCACAAGATCGGCGTCTGGGGCCACGGCTACACCGCCAGCGGCCATCCGGTCGCCGCCGCCGTCGCGCTTGAAAACCTGAAGATCATCGAAGAGCGGGACATCCTGGCCCACATCAAATCGGTGAGCCCGAAGTTCCTTTCTCGCCTGAATTCCTTCAACGATCATCCGCTGGTGGTCGAGACCCGGGGGATCGGCCTGATCGGCGCCATCGAACTTGGCCATGAAGAGCTGTCCAAGACACCGGGCGCGCTTGGCGCCAGGGCGAATGCGGAATTCCATGCCAACGGCCTGATCTCTCGGAACATGATCGACGCGCTGGCCTTCTGCCCGCCGCTGATCATCACCGAAAAGCAGATCGACGAGATGTTCGATATTGCTGAGGCGTCGCTGGAAAACCTCTCCAAGGCGCTCTGA
- a CDS encoding LysR family transcriptional regulator translates to MKWTIDDVPIFVAVVDHNGFTAAGRALDMPKSTVSKAVSRLEEALGLRLLDRNSRSLRITAEGETFYRQALLIMEQVRETDAAMAGLNAVPSGRLIVALPPAFCQEIVSPNLASFHRAYPQVDLDLVIASHGSDILRDQIDIAVVVGPQEDSDLISRTLFAGPLIWVTSPDYLSQCTLGDSPDDLLRHIRICETRYGLRRVPYHLNGQADHFDFARGITHVNDPLSVRKAVVCGAGVSLLPELYCRQQLRDGSLVKVFQNISLDLSASKLSVVYPSRRLMSPKTRVFLEFLNRICKA, encoded by the coding sequence ATGAAGTGGACAATCGACGATGTGCCGATCTTCGTCGCGGTGGTCGACCACAACGGCTTTACCGCCGCCGGCCGCGCGCTCGACATGCCGAAGTCCACGGTCAGCAAGGCGGTCAGTCGGCTGGAAGAAGCGCTCGGCCTGCGTCTGCTGGACCGCAACTCGCGCAGCCTGAGGATCACCGCGGAAGGCGAGACCTTTTACCGGCAGGCCTTGCTGATCATGGAACAGGTTCGGGAAACCGATGCGGCCATGGCCGGCCTGAATGCCGTACCTTCGGGCAGGCTCATCGTCGCCCTGCCGCCGGCCTTCTGCCAGGAAATCGTTTCACCCAATCTTGCGTCCTTCCATCGGGCATACCCGCAAGTGGATCTCGATCTGGTCATCGCCAGCCACGGGAGCGACATTCTGCGCGATCAGATCGACATCGCGGTGGTGGTCGGGCCCCAGGAGGATTCGGATCTGATCTCAAGGACGCTTTTTGCCGGGCCGCTGATCTGGGTGACAAGCCCGGACTATCTGAGCCAATGCACCCTTGGCGACAGCCCGGACGACCTGCTCAGGCACATTCGGATCTGCGAAACCCGCTACGGATTGCGGCGGGTGCCGTATCATCTGAACGGCCAGGCCGATCATTTCGATTTCGCGCGTGGCATCACCCATGTGAACGACCCGCTTTCGGTGCGCAAGGCCGTCGTCTGCGGCGCGGGCGTCTCGCTTCTGCCGGAACTCTATTGCCGCCAGCAATTGCGCGACGGCAGTCTGGTCAAGGTCTTTCAGAACATCTCCCTTGACCTTTCCGCCTCGAAACTTTCCGTCGTCTATCCGAGCCGCCGGCTGATGTCGCCCAAGACGCGGGTTTTTCTGGAATTCCTGAACCGTATCTGCAAGGCCTGA
- a CDS encoding efflux RND transporter periplasmic adaptor subunit, with translation MSITFRRLIIWGLILLAVALGVAYALWPRPVAVDLYLLKRGPLTVSVDEEGKTRIEDVYEVSTPVTGRLLRIDKEAGDEVKAKVDVIAELQPIDPEFLDQRTEAELRASVQAAMAARDLAEANISRARAELEFAKADLARARELAGRETVSKRQLDQAKLAFDTRKAELATAEATLDMRTHELERAQSQLISPTELVNQRDACSCIPLYAPVDGKILRVLKKSEGVLQAGTTIAEVGDPRDLEIVVDLLSADAVKVSPGLKVVIDDWGGETPLNGVVRRVEPFGFTKISALGIEEQRVNVVIDLTDPPEAYAKLAHGFRVEVSIILWQGGDVLTLPLTALFREGEDWAVFAVEDGRAMIRKVEVGHANGLTVEITDGLKEGDTVVLHPGNNVENGVAVTSR, from the coding sequence ATGAGCATCACCTTTCGCCGCCTGATCATCTGGGGGCTTATATTGTTGGCGGTCGCGCTTGGTGTGGCCTATGCGCTTTGGCCGCGCCCGGTGGCCGTGGATCTTTATCTCCTGAAACGTGGTCCCCTGACGGTCAGTGTCGACGAGGAGGGCAAGACCCGGATCGAGGATGTCTATGAGGTCAGCACGCCTGTCACCGGGCGGCTTCTTAGGATCGACAAGGAGGCCGGCGACGAGGTGAAGGCGAAAGTCGACGTCATCGCCGAGTTGCAGCCGATCGATCCGGAATTCCTGGACCAGCGTACGGAAGCGGAACTGCGCGCCTCCGTCCAGGCGGCAATGGCCGCGCGCGATCTGGCCGAAGCGAATATATCGAGAGCGCGCGCCGAGCTCGAATTCGCCAAGGCCGACCTAGCCCGGGCTCGGGAGCTGGCAGGTCGGGAGACCGTTTCCAAGCGCCAGCTGGATCAGGCGAAATTGGCCTTCGATACCAGGAAGGCCGAACTGGCAACGGCCGAAGCGACCCTGGATATGAGAACCCACGAGCTGGAGCGCGCCCAGAGCCAGCTGATCTCACCGACCGAACTGGTCAATCAGCGGGACGCCTGTTCCTGCATTCCTCTTTACGCGCCGGTCGACGGCAAGATCCTGCGCGTCCTGAAGAAAAGCGAGGGCGTGTTGCAGGCGGGAACGACGATTGCGGAAGTCGGCGATCCGAGAGACCTTGAAATCGTCGTGGATCTCCTGTCCGCGGACGCGGTCAAAGTCTCTCCGGGCCTGAAGGTGGTCATCGACGACTGGGGTGGCGAAACGCCGCTGAACGGCGTGGTCCGCCGGGTCGAGCCCTTCGGCTTCACCAAGATCTCGGCCCTGGGTATCGAGGAACAGCGCGTCAACGTAGTGATCGACCTGACCGACCCGCCGGAGGCTTACGCCAAACTCGCCCACGGTTTCCGCGTCGAAGTCTCGATCATCCTGTGGCAAGGCGGCGATGTCCTGACCCTTCCGTTGACGGCCTTGTTCCGCGAGGGCGAAGACTGGGCGGTTTTTGCGGTCGAGGATGGCCGCGCCATGATCCGGAAGGTCGAGGTCGGGCACGCCAACGGTCTCACAGTCGAAATAACCGACGGTCTGAAGGAAGGCGATACGGTGGTGCTTCATCCGGGCAATAACGTGGAAAACGGAGTGGCCGTCACCTCCCGCTGA
- a CDS encoding FtsX-like permease family protein, producing the protein MHPLNRKLLRDLWHLKGQVLAIAVVIATGVGVMVQSLGAIQSLQATADAYYERYRFADVFCHLKRAPKSLVPRIADIPGVQTVEARIVEYATLDIAGFEEPATALLSSLPERGKPLLNQLALQSGRLVDPTKPEEVVVNEKFATAQDLTLGDTVKAVINTQKRTLRIVGIALSPEHTYAIGPGALMPDDKRYAIFWMGERALAGAFDLDGAFNDVALTLLPHTPPDGVIQRLDRILARYGGSGAYARKDQVSNWFLMNEIDQLKTMARLLPSIFLIVAAFLTNMVVDRLIATERGVIGLLKAFGYSDLEVGWHYMKLVMVIALIGVVLGSFLGAGLGQWTTSIYAQMYSFPFLLFRPLPDSFLIAGGLSLLAAMVGTASAVRRAVRLAPAEAMRPPAPPSFSRSYLAQTGLARLLDQPTRMIFRQVFRWPLRSGMTVIGIGMSVAVLIMALQWLDSINRLIDVYFVAAQRQDVTVSLTDIQPPSVLRDFENLPGVLAVEGQRNLDVRAHLGPRSKRLQISGLPAQQGLYLVYDDKGGAIDLPPDGLVISTKLAEILGAKTGDRVELEVLEGQRPVVEVPVVRVFNTYIGYPAYMRLEAINRMMRETKVVNTVHLRIDPNKQAALFARLKDTPHVASVTLRQAAIDIFNETMAKTMLVFVGMFAGFASALAVGVVYNSARIALSERGRELATLRVIGFTRFEISYILLGQSLLLTVMALPVGCLIGNWLALGMAKSFDTELFRIPAVIEPSSFGYAMLVTLAAAAISALMVRRRLDRLDLIAVLKTRE; encoded by the coding sequence ATGCATCCGCTGAACCGGAAACTTCTGCGCGATCTCTGGCACCTGAAGGGGCAGGTGCTTGCGATCGCCGTTGTGATTGCCACCGGTGTCGGCGTGATGGTGCAGTCGCTGGGCGCAATCCAGTCCCTGCAGGCCACCGCCGATGCCTATTACGAACGTTACCGTTTTGCCGATGTCTTCTGTCATCTGAAACGCGCGCCCAAGTCGCTGGTGCCCAGGATCGCCGATATTCCCGGTGTGCAGACGGTCGAGGCGCGCATCGTCGAATATGCAACGCTGGACATCGCCGGCTTCGAGGAGCCGGCAACCGCTCTGCTGTCCTCCCTGCCGGAGCGGGGAAAGCCTCTGCTCAATCAGCTCGCCCTGCAGAGCGGACGGCTTGTGGACCCGACCAAGCCCGAGGAAGTGGTCGTCAACGAGAAGTTCGCGACCGCACAGGATCTGACCCTGGGCGACACCGTCAAGGCTGTGATCAACACTCAGAAACGCACCCTGCGGATCGTCGGCATTGCCCTGTCGCCGGAACACACCTACGCCATCGGCCCCGGTGCGCTGATGCCGGACGACAAGCGCTATGCCATCTTCTGGATGGGCGAGCGGGCGCTCGCCGGCGCCTTCGATCTGGACGGCGCCTTCAACGATGTCGCCCTGACGCTTCTGCCTCATACGCCTCCCGATGGTGTCATTCAGCGGCTGGACCGGATCCTGGCGCGTTATGGCGGCAGCGGCGCGTATGCCCGCAAGGACCAGGTATCGAACTGGTTCCTGATGAATGAAATCGATCAGCTGAAGACGATGGCCCGTCTGCTGCCGTCGATCTTCCTGATCGTGGCAGCGTTCCTCACCAACATGGTGGTCGACCGGCTGATCGCGACCGAGCGCGGGGTGATCGGTCTCCTGAAGGCGTTCGGGTATTCCGATCTCGAAGTCGGCTGGCATTACATGAAACTGGTCATGGTGATTGCCCTGATCGGCGTGGTGCTCGGCTCGTTCCTGGGCGCGGGGCTCGGCCAATGGACCACGTCCATATACGCGCAGATGTACAGCTTTCCCTTCCTGCTGTTCCGCCCGTTGCCCGACAGTTTCCTGATCGCGGGCGGCCTGAGCCTGCTCGCGGCCATGGTCGGCACGGCCAGCGCGGTTCGCCGCGCCGTGCGCCTGGCGCCGGCCGAAGCCATGCGTCCTCCGGCGCCGCCGTCCTTTTCCCGCTCCTATCTTGCCCAGACCGGGCTTGCCCGGCTTCTGGACCAGCCGACACGAATGATTTTCCGACAGGTGTTCCGCTGGCCTTTGCGCTCCGGGATGACCGTGATCGGGATCGGCATGTCCGTTGCCGTGCTGATCATGGCGCTGCAGTGGCTCGATTCCATAAACCGGCTGATCGACGTTTATTTCGTTGCCGCACAGCGGCAGGACGTGACCGTCAGCCTGACAGATATCCAGCCGCCGTCGGTGCTCAGGGATTTTGAAAACCTGCCCGGCGTTCTGGCTGTGGAAGGTCAGCGCAATCTGGATGTCCGCGCCCATCTGGGACCGCGGTCCAAGCGTCTTCAGATTTCCGGCCTGCCGGCTCAACAGGGGCTTTATCTCGTCTATGACGACAAGGGCGGTGCCATCGACCTGCCGCCGGACGGTCTTGTGATCTCGACCAAGTTGGCCGAGATCCTGGGGGCAAAGACCGGCGACCGCGTCGAGCTGGAAGTGCTCGAGGGCCAGAGGCCCGTCGTCGAGGTTCCGGTGGTGCGCGTCTTCAACACCTATATCGGCTATCCGGCCTACATGCGCCTTGAGGCGATCAACCGGATGATGCGCGAGACCAAAGTGGTCAACACGGTGCATCTGCGTATCGACCCGAACAAGCAGGCCGCCCTTTTTGCCAGGCTCAAGGACACGCCACACGTTGCGTCGGTCACCTTGCGCCAGGCGGCGATCGACATTTTCAACGAAACCATGGCTAAGACCATGCTGGTATTCGTCGGCATGTTTGCCGGCTTTGCCTCGGCTTTGGCCGTCGGTGTCGTCTACAATTCCGCGCGCATTGCCCTGTCCGAACGTGGCCGGGAACTTGCCACCCTTCGGGTGATCGGGTTCACCCGGTTCGAGATTTCCTACATCCTGCTTGGGCAAAGTCTGCTGCTGACGGTGATGGCGCTGCCCGTGGGCTGCCTGATCGGCAACTGGCTGGCGCTTGGCATGGCGAAGTCCTTCGATACCGAACTTTTCCGGATACCGGCGGTTATCGAGCCGTCTTCCTTCGGCTATGCCATGCTGGTAACCCTTGCCGCGGCTGCGATATCTGCTCTGATGGTACGCCGAAGGCTCGACCGGCTCGATCTGATCGCTGTGCTGAAGACACGAGAGTGA
- a CDS encoding AAA family ATPase, with protein sequence MSGSVVTIASLKGGSGKTTLACCLAVHWHLKGYKPLLIDADPQKSVMRLAERDQALGGVELLEQADPNVWNTIKKQSGSHGVTVVDTPGFESDITVAALAVADLVLIPVKASPLDVDRMMDTVKVLMSGVKGWAPTFRCVLTQTIRGSVISRHVRSELEEGGFPLLANDMPNRVAYAEAGLFGATPSLTMPDGPASQDISAIATEAEALLATKKALTA encoded by the coding sequence ATGAGCGGATCTGTTGTCACCATTGCCTCCCTGAAGGGCGGAAGCGGCAAGACGACGCTCGCCTGCTGCCTTGCGGTCCACTGGCATCTCAAGGGCTACAAGCCGCTTTTGATCGACGCCGACCCGCAGAAATCCGTCATGAGGCTTGCCGAACGGGACCAGGCACTCGGAGGGGTCGAGCTTCTCGAGCAGGCGGATCCGAATGTCTGGAACACCATCAAGAAGCAAAGCGGTTCACATGGCGTGACCGTCGTCGACACGCCCGGGTTCGAAAGCGACATCACGGTCGCGGCCCTTGCAGTTGCCGATCTGGTGCTGATCCCGGTCAAGGCCTCCCCCCTCGACGTCGACCGTATGATGGATACCGTCAAGGTGTTGATGAGCGGGGTGAAGGGCTGGGCTCCGACGTTCCGCTGCGTGCTAACCCAGACCATTCGCGGCAGCGTGATTTCCCGCCACGTGCGAAGCGAACTGGAGGAAGGCGGCTTTCCGCTTCTCGCAAACGACATGCCGAACCGGGTCGCCTATGCGGAAGCCGGGTTGTTCGGGGCGACACCGAGCCTGACCATGCCCGACGGCCCGGCATCGCAGGACATTTCCGCAATCGCCACGGAAGCCGAAGCGCTGCTTGCCACCAAGAAGGCGCTCACCGCATGA